A part of Paramisgurnus dabryanus chromosome 15, PD_genome_1.1, whole genome shotgun sequence genomic DNA contains:
- the nr1i2 gene encoding nuclear receptor subfamily 1 group I member 2 isoform X1 yields the protein MDSKTCLLQPRMNKEMEELSPLGDSGHGDMSEEESEEDDGPKICQVCGDKSTGYHFNAMTCEGCKGFFRRAMKRPTKFCCPFQNSCVINKSNRRQCQSCRLQKCLSIGMRKELIMSDEAVEKRRMHIKRKRLQEEPVMLTPQQEKVIQELLAAHKKTFDMTCAHFIQFRPLDPDKNDISDHNQEHCSRKYAQKNINKPEPNIRVQRESSYVSTSSPSSNSQELENREIKRLGRIIFTSLPHFADLTTYMIKNVINFGKMLTMFRALVIEDQISLLKGATLEIMLIHFNMFFNEETNIWECGPIKYCLEDAMRAGFQRHLLDPMMNFHCTLRKLRLHEEEYVLMQAISLFSPDRPGVTHHKVIDHNQEVLAMTLKTYIESKRSEPEKYLLYPKIIGCLTEMRSMNEEYTKQVLKIQDIQPEVSPLLLEIISKDS from the exons TGTTTGCTTCAGCCCAGAATGAATAAAGAAATGGAGGAGCTTTCTCCCCTGGGTGACTCGGGGCATGGTGATATGTCTGAGGAAGAATCAGAGGAAGATGACGGGCCTAAAATTTGTCAAGTGTGTGGTGACAAATCCACAGGATACCACTTTAACGCCATGACCTGTGAGGGATGCAAAGGCTTCTTCAG GCGCGCCATGAAGAGACCAACAAAGTTCTGCTGCCCATTTCAGAACTCCTGTGTGATCAACAAGAGCAACAGGAGGCAGTGCCAGTCCTGTCGTCTTCAGAAATGCCTCTCGATTGGAATGAGGAAGGAGT TGATCATGTCAGATGAGGCCGTGGAGAAACGGAGGATGCATATTAAAAGGAAGCGGTTGCAGGAAGAGCCTGTCATGCTCACACCTCAACAGGAAAAAGTCATTCAGGAACTCCTCGCCGCACATAAAAAGACCTTTGACATGACCTGTGCCCACTTCATACAGTTCCGG CCTCTAGATCCGGATAAAAATGATATATCCGACCACAACCAAGAACATTGCAGCAGAAAGTAcgctcaaaaaaacataaacaaaccaGAACCTAACATTAGAGTGCAAAGAGAGTCCAGCTATGTCTCCACCTCATCACCTTCATCCAACTCCCAGGAACTTGAAAATAGAGAGATTAAACGCCTCGGCCGGATCATTTTCACCTCACTGCCGCATTTTGCAGACCTCACCACGTACATGATTAAGAACGTCATCAACTTTGGCAAGATGCTTACAATGTTCAG GGCTCTAGTCATAGAGGACCAGATCTCACTACTGAAAGGTGCAACCTTAGAGATCATGCTGATTCACTTTAACATGTTCTTTAATGAGGAGACAAACATTTGGGAGTGCGGTCCAATTAAGTACTGCCTGGAAGACGCCATGCGAG CTGGTTTTCAGCGCCATCTGCTGGATCCTATGATGAATTTCCACTGCACTTTGCGAAAGCTGCGCTTACATGAAGAGGAGTATGTGCTGATGCAGGCCATCTCACTCTTCTCACCAG ATCGCCCTGGAGTGACGCATCACAAAGTGATCGACCATAACCAGGAAGTACTAGCTATGACCCTAAAGACCTACATTGAGTCCAAGAGGTCCGAACCGGAGAAATA TCTGCTGTATCCAAAGATTATAGGGTGCCTGACTGAGATGAGATCTATGAATGAAGAGTACACAAAACAGGTGCTCAAAATCCAGGACATTCAGCCAGAAGTGTCTCCGTTATTGCTGGAAATAATAAGCAAGGACAGTTAG
- the nr1i2 gene encoding nuclear receptor subfamily 1 group I member 2 isoform X2, with product MCLLQPRMNKEMEELSPLGDSGHGDMSEEESEEDDGPKICQVCGDKSTGYHFNAMTCEGCKGFFRRAMKRPTKFCCPFQNSCVINKSNRRQCQSCRLQKCLSIGMRKELIMSDEAVEKRRMHIKRKRLQEEPVMLTPQQEKVIQELLAAHKKTFDMTCAHFIQFRPLDPDKNDISDHNQEHCSRKYAQKNINKPEPNIRVQRESSYVSTSSPSSNSQELENREIKRLGRIIFTSLPHFADLTTYMIKNVINFGKMLTMFRALVIEDQISLLKGATLEIMLIHFNMFFNEETNIWECGPIKYCLEDAMRAGFQRHLLDPMMNFHCTLRKLRLHEEEYVLMQAISLFSPDRPGVTHHKVIDHNQEVLAMTLKTYIESKRSEPEKYLLYPKIIGCLTEMRSMNEEYTKQVLKIQDIQPEVSPLLLEIISKDS from the exons TGTTTGCTTCAGCCCAGAATGAATAAAGAAATGGAGGAGCTTTCTCCCCTGGGTGACTCGGGGCATGGTGATATGTCTGAGGAAGAATCAGAGGAAGATGACGGGCCTAAAATTTGTCAAGTGTGTGGTGACAAATCCACAGGATACCACTTTAACGCCATGACCTGTGAGGGATGCAAAGGCTTCTTCAG GCGCGCCATGAAGAGACCAACAAAGTTCTGCTGCCCATTTCAGAACTCCTGTGTGATCAACAAGAGCAACAGGAGGCAGTGCCAGTCCTGTCGTCTTCAGAAATGCCTCTCGATTGGAATGAGGAAGGAGT TGATCATGTCAGATGAGGCCGTGGAGAAACGGAGGATGCATATTAAAAGGAAGCGGTTGCAGGAAGAGCCTGTCATGCTCACACCTCAACAGGAAAAAGTCATTCAGGAACTCCTCGCCGCACATAAAAAGACCTTTGACATGACCTGTGCCCACTTCATACAGTTCCGG CCTCTAGATCCGGATAAAAATGATATATCCGACCACAACCAAGAACATTGCAGCAGAAAGTAcgctcaaaaaaacataaacaaaccaGAACCTAACATTAGAGTGCAAAGAGAGTCCAGCTATGTCTCCACCTCATCACCTTCATCCAACTCCCAGGAACTTGAAAATAGAGAGATTAAACGCCTCGGCCGGATCATTTTCACCTCACTGCCGCATTTTGCAGACCTCACCACGTACATGATTAAGAACGTCATCAACTTTGGCAAGATGCTTACAATGTTCAG GGCTCTAGTCATAGAGGACCAGATCTCACTACTGAAAGGTGCAACCTTAGAGATCATGCTGATTCACTTTAACATGTTCTTTAATGAGGAGACAAACATTTGGGAGTGCGGTCCAATTAAGTACTGCCTGGAAGACGCCATGCGAG CTGGTTTTCAGCGCCATCTGCTGGATCCTATGATGAATTTCCACTGCACTTTGCGAAAGCTGCGCTTACATGAAGAGGAGTATGTGCTGATGCAGGCCATCTCACTCTTCTCACCAG ATCGCCCTGGAGTGACGCATCACAAAGTGATCGACCATAACCAGGAAGTACTAGCTATGACCCTAAAGACCTACATTGAGTCCAAGAGGTCCGAACCGGAGAAATA TCTGCTGTATCCAAAGATTATAGGGTGCCTGACTGAGATGAGATCTATGAATGAAGAGTACACAAAACAGGTGCTCAAAATCCAGGACATTCAGCCAGAAGTGTCTCCGTTATTGCTGGAAATAATAAGCAAGGACAGTTAG